From Ignavibacteriota bacterium, the proteins below share one genomic window:
- a CDS encoding carbonic anhydrase, with amino-acid sequence MNRLVSVTKSEDIFPMYRETPIGRLLEYHNLARAHDEYSKAELLVGMCMDNRKQLHIPDNFAFIIRTGGANLRYSEFKVSFAIAVGGVSALALIGHTQCGMVNLIARKEQFVDGLVEKAGWQSDSAEEHFYHYAPMFEIGNEIDFVLSEAKRIRLRYPKILVAPMLYRVEDNLLYLLDESK; translated from the coding sequence GTGAATCGCTTAGTTTCAGTTACAAAATCGGAAGATATTTTCCCGATGTATAGGGAAACTCCTATCGGTCGTTTGCTCGAGTATCATAATCTTGCACGGGCACACGATGAATATTCGAAGGCGGAACTGCTCGTCGGGATGTGCATGGATAATAGAAAGCAATTACATATTCCCGATAATTTCGCATTCATCATTCGCACAGGCGGCGCAAATCTCCGGTACAGTGAATTCAAAGTTTCATTTGCAATTGCAGTTGGCGGAGTAAGTGCGCTTGCTTTAATCGGTCACACGCAGTGCGGAATGGTAAATCTCATCGCACGCAAAGAACAATTTGTAGATGGATTAGTTGAAAAAGCAGGATGGCAGTCCGACTCAGCGGAAGAACATTTTTATCATTACGCGCCCATGTTTGAGATCGGAAATGAAATTGATTTTGTGTTGAGTGAAGCGAAACGAATTCGTTTACGATACCCGAAAATACTCGTCGCGCCGATGTTGTATCGGGTGGAGGATAATTTGTTGTATCTTCTTGATGAATCGAAGTGA
- the truA gene encoding tRNA pseudouridine(38-40) synthase TruA, whose translation MRNIILTIEYDGEQYVGWQRQLNGKSIQGEIENALKTILQEQVNVIGAGRTDAGVHARGQVANFQTNTSLELYQIKSALNSSLSDDIVVHDAVDVEEDFHARYNAKQRVYKYFIRQNESALERKYSWFVRYELDIERMREVAQTILGEHDFEGFAKVGSDVKHFVCHVSMSEWQVGEKRLTYTISADRFLRGMVRALVGTMIDVGRGFLSPDIFKERLDNRLKYEPRSAAPAHGLVLEQVFY comes from the coding sequence ATGCGTAACATCATACTTACAATTGAATACGACGGTGAGCAGTACGTCGGATGGCAGAGACAGTTGAACGGAAAAAGTATTCAGGGCGAAATTGAAAACGCACTGAAGACAATTCTTCAGGAACAGGTGAATGTCATTGGCGCGGGAAGAACAGACGCGGGTGTTCATGCTCGCGGACAGGTTGCAAATTTTCAAACAAATACTTCGCTTGAATTGTATCAAATCAAATCGGCATTGAACAGTTCGTTGTCGGATGATATTGTTGTTCATGATGCAGTTGATGTGGAAGAAGATTTTCACGCACGGTACAACGCAAAACAACGCGTGTATAAATATTTCATCCGTCAAAATGAAAGCGCGCTGGAAAGAAAGTATTCGTGGTTTGTACGATACGAGTTGGACATCGAACGAATGAGAGAAGTCGCACAGACGATTCTCGGTGAACACGATTTTGAAGGATTCGCGAAAGTCGGTTCTGATGTGAAGCATTTTGTCTGTCATGTTTCGATGTCGGAATGGCAAGTAGGCGAGAAGCGATTAACATACACAATCTCGGCAGACAGATTTTTACGCGGAATGGTTCGCGCTCTCGTCGGAACAATGATTGATGTCGGTCGGGGATTTCTTTCGCCTGATATTTTCAAAGAGCGGCTCGATAACCGATTGAAGTATGAACCGCGTTCAGCCGCCCCCGCGCACGGTTTGGTTTTGGAACAGGTATTTTATTGA
- a CDS encoding M48 family metalloprotease, translating to MKRYLQLRYFIFTFTLLFVIGCGVALNMYTDSDEIKLGQQLDQQIKSNPKEYPILQGRPEVKQYVMNIGNQVLASSEVKKRGVYAYQYEIIHDDKTINAFCTPGGYIYVYTGLLKFLDNEAALAGVLGHEIAHAERKHATNRMTKAYGIQFILAIALGEKPSQIVEIGANLFSGLALLANSRADETESDEFSMKYLSSTKYYPGGVTYFFEKIQKEQGRSGGALERLLSTHPLPQDRVDHVNELLRNMGNPQPTENNTFSKSYQEFKKKLP from the coding sequence ATGAAGCGTTATTTACAACTTCGATATTTCATTTTTACATTTACATTATTGTTTGTCATCGGGTGCGGCGTTGCACTGAACATGTACACCGACTCGGATGAAATCAAGTTAGGACAACAACTCGACCAACAAATTAAAAGTAACCCGAAAGAATATCCGATTCTTCAGGGACGACCGGAAGTGAAACAATACGTGATGAACATCGGAAATCAGGTGCTTGCTTCATCGGAAGTGAAGAAGCGTGGTGTGTATGCGTATCAATACGAAATCATTCACGATGACAAAACGATTAACGCGTTCTGCACTCCCGGCGGATACATTTACGTTTATACCGGCTTGTTGAAATTTCTCGATAACGAAGCCGCGCTCGCCGGAGTGCTTGGGCATGAAATCGCACATGCTGAACGAAAGCACGCGACGAATCGAATGACGAAGGCGTACGGTATTCAATTTATCCTTGCTATCGCATTGGGTGAAAAACCTTCACAGATAGTTGAAATCGGGGCAAACTTATTTAGCGGACTCGCGTTGCTTGCAAACAGCCGTGCCGATGAAACCGAATCGGATGAGTTTTCGATGAAGTATCTTTCTTCGACAAAATATTATCCCGGAGGTGTAACATATTTCTTTGAGAAGATTCAAAAAGAGCAGGGGAGAAGCGGCGGCGCGCTTGAACGATTACTCTCAACGCATCCGCTGCCGCAAGACCGCGTTGACCATGTAAACGAACTTCTTCGCAACATGGGAAATCCTCAGCCGACGGAAAACAATACTTTTTCCAAATCCTATCAGGAATTCAAAAAGAAACTTCCGTAA
- a CDS encoding HlyC/CorC family transporter — MSELIGNFVFVLLLVLANAFFVAAEFAIVKVRSSQIIERLRKGHKQAELAKHIIDNLDAYLSATQLGITLASLGLGWAGEPLLADMIQKPLMSIGIVDEKILHGIAFGISFSIITFLHIILGELAPKSLAIQYPESTTLIISFPLQLFYRIFKPFIWLLNTVANLLLRGFGIQPSSTSELLHTSEELEIIVTEGAKSGALTKTEQELLSSIFEFTTTTAKEIMVPRTEMIALDIDLPREQLIRKVIEEGYSRMPVFKDSLDNIVGIIYSKDLITMMEHRDLIILQDIMHTVHVVPGTVKISELMRDLQQRKLHMAIVVDEFGGTQGLITMEDILEEIVGEIHDEYDEVLKEVEHSTDGSALVDAKISISDFNDKFSAEIPEDSEYETLNGFLYKQSGKVLNQNDEISFKNLHFRVMKTSQRRIRQVKVKKVSGIQHAQTTSE; from the coding sequence ATGTCTGAACTCATTGGAAATTTTGTTTTCGTTTTATTACTTGTGTTGGCGAACGCTTTCTTTGTTGCGGCAGAGTTTGCGATTGTAAAAGTTCGTTCATCTCAGATTATCGAACGACTTCGTAAGGGGCATAAACAAGCCGAATTAGCAAAGCATATTATTGATAATTTAGACGCATATCTTTCTGCAACTCAACTTGGAATAACACTCGCAAGTTTAGGACTTGGTTGGGCAGGCGAACCCTTACTTGCCGATATGATTCAGAAGCCGTTGATGTCCATAGGAATCGTTGATGAAAAAATTCTGCATGGAATTGCCTTTGGAATAAGTTTTTCAATTATTACGTTTCTCCACATCATTCTGGGGGAATTAGCGCCAAAATCATTAGCAATCCAATATCCTGAATCAACAACTCTCATTATTTCATTTCCGCTACAATTATTTTATCGGATTTTCAAACCGTTCATTTGGCTCTTGAATACTGTTGCAAACCTTCTTTTGCGCGGATTCGGTATTCAACCTTCTTCAACAAGTGAATTGTTACATACATCTGAAGAGTTAGAAATCATTGTTACGGAGGGAGCAAAGAGTGGCGCTCTGACAAAAACCGAGCAGGAACTGCTTTCAAGTATTTTTGAATTCACTACGACAACGGCAAAAGAAATCATGGTGCCACGAACAGAAATGATTGCGCTCGATATTGATTTGCCGCGCGAACAACTGATTCGTAAAGTTATCGAAGAAGGTTATTCACGTATGCCCGTTTTTAAAGATTCGCTCGATAACATTGTCGGAATTATCTACTCGAAAGATTTGATTACGATGATGGAACATCGTGACCTGATTATCCTTCAAGATATTATGCACACGGTCCATGTTGTTCCCGGAACGGTGAAAATCAGTGAACTGATGCGCGACCTGCAACAGCGAAAACTGCACATGGCAATTGTTGTGGATGAATTCGGCGGCACACAGGGACTCATCACGATGGAAGATATTCTCGAAGAAATCGTTGGCGAGATTCACGACGAGTACGATGAAGTGCTGAAAGAAGTAGAGCACTCGACGGATGGTTCGGCATTAGTTGACGCGAAAATCTCCATCTCGGATTTCAATGATAAATTCTCTGCAGAGATTCCTGAGGATTCCGAATATGAAACTCTGAACGGATTTTTATACAAGCAATCGGGCAAAGTGTTGAATCAGAATGATGAAATATCATTTAAAAATCTTCATTTCCGTGTGATGAAAACGAGCCAACGAAGAATTCGTCAGG